The Flavobacteriales bacterium genome includes a window with the following:
- a CDS encoding Na(+)-translocating NADH-quinone reductase subunit A, translated as MSKDIKIKKGLNIPLKGEADKVLGTAERSGAFVIKPSDFKNFTPKLLVKEGQEVLAGSPLFYSKDYPEVKVGSPVSGEVVEVMRGAKRKILGIKVLGDKETRYAQFPAADAARMSRAEVKQRLLDQCLWAFIKRRPYGTAARPTDNPISIHVSGFDSAPLSADYDYVLHGKGKEFQAGLEVLKQLTDGPVHLNLHREMNTDEVFKGAKGVQINWFSGPHPSGNVGVQIHHIKPLNKGEVVFTVAAQDVALIGNAFLTGKYDASRTVAVAGSSVKSPKYFKTIQGASISTLVEGNLEGDNNRLISGNILTGTKVAADGHLGFFNKEVTVIPEGDHAKFFITEGWAGPGFGKFSASRSYFSWLMPSKKYDLDTNTNGEARALVVTGEYESVFPMDIYPQHLVKAIMIGDIELMENLGIYEVDDEDFALCEYICTSKTAVQQIVREGLELIEKECG; from the coding sequence ATGTCAAAAGACATCAAGATCAAGAAAGGCCTGAACATTCCTCTGAAGGGTGAGGCCGATAAGGTGCTAGGTACTGCTGAAAGGTCTGGTGCGTTTGTAATCAAACCGAGTGATTTCAAGAATTTCACACCCAAATTGTTGGTGAAGGAAGGACAGGAAGTATTGGCCGGTTCGCCACTTTTTTACAGCAAGGATTATCCTGAAGTGAAAGTGGGATCGCCAGTAAGCGGAGAGGTAGTGGAGGTTATGCGCGGTGCCAAACGCAAGATACTGGGCATTAAGGTGCTTGGCGATAAGGAAACGCGCTACGCTCAATTTCCTGCGGCTGATGCAGCTCGTATGAGTAGAGCAGAAGTGAAGCAGCGTTTGTTGGATCAGTGCCTTTGGGCATTCATCAAGAGACGTCCGTACGGAACAGCTGCCCGTCCAACTGACAATCCGATCTCTATCCATGTATCCGGATTTGATTCGGCTCCACTTTCTGCAGATTACGATTACGTATTGCATGGAAAAGGAAAAGAGTTTCAGGCCGGATTGGAGGTGTTGAAACAACTGACAGATGGTCCTGTGCATTTGAATTTGCACCGCGAAATGAACACCGATGAGGTTTTCAAAGGAGCAAAAGGCGTTCAGATCAACTGGTTCAGCGGACCACATCCATCAGGTAACGTAGGCGTTCAGATCCATCACATCAAACCATTGAACAAAGGCGAAGTGGTGTTTACCGTGGCTGCGCAAGATGTGGCGCTTATCGGTAATGCTTTCCTCACTGGTAAATACGATGCTTCAAGAACTGTTGCTGTTGCTGGTTCTTCCGTTAAATCTCCTAAGTATTTCAAAACCATTCAAGGAGCTAGTATTTCGACACTGGTTGAAGGGAATTTGGAAGGAGACAACAACCGATTGATAAGCGGTAACATTTTGACAGGCACTAAAGTGGCTGCGGATGGACACCTTGGGTTTTTCAATAAGGAAGTAACAGTTATTCCTGAAGGTGATCATGCCAAATTCTTCATTACGGAAGGTTGGGCCGGTCCTGGTTTTGGAAAGTTCTCAGCTTCTCGATCATATTTCTCATGGTTGATGCCAAGTAAGAAATACGACTTGGATACGAATACAAATGGCGAAGCACGCGCTTTGGTTGTGACAGGTGAATATGAGTCGGTGTTTCCGATGGATATTTACCCACAACACTTGGTAAAGGCCATTATGATCGGTGATATTGAATTGATGGAGAATCTAGGCATTTACGAAGTAGATGACGAGGATTTTGCATTGTGTGAGTATATCTGTACTTCTAAAACGGCTGTTCAGCAGATCGTGAGAGAAGGATTGGAGCTCATTGAAAAAGAATGTGGTTAA
- a CDS encoding NADH:ubiquinone reductase (Na(+)-transporting) subunit B has translation MKFLHTAFQNMKAPFEKGGKFEKYNKVLTAIDALETFAFTPEEVTHTGAHIRDGIDLKRTMSVVIMAMIPCLLFGMYNAGYQHYRELGELATASFMDMFTIGLIKVLPLVVVSYGVGLGIEFAFAMFKGHSVEEGYLVTGMLIPLIVPIDIPLWMLAVAVAFAVVFGKEVFGGTGMNILNVALTARAFLFFAYPTFMSGDKIWIHEGMTNDAISGATILGDLAAMKGGLETLRFSAQDMFLGFIPGSVGETSTLAVLIGAAILLFTGIGSWRIMLAAVLGGATMGAIFNFFGDMGIGGGLMQLPFWQHLIVGGFAFGVVFMATDPVTAAQTNKGKWIYGFLIGLLAIMIRVFNPAYPEGIMLAILFMNVMAPLVDHYVVQGNINKRLKRLNVKTA, from the coding sequence ATGAAGTTTTTACACACAGCCTTCCAGAACATGAAAGCTCCTTTCGAGAAAGGGGGCAAGTTTGAGAAGTACAATAAGGTTCTTACTGCTATTGATGCGTTAGAGACCTTTGCGTTCACACCAGAAGAAGTAACACATACAGGAGCGCATATCCGCGATGGTATCGACCTGAAAAGAACCATGTCTGTAGTAATTATGGCCATGATTCCGTGTCTGCTTTTTGGTATGTACAACGCGGGTTATCAACATTATCGCGAGTTGGGCGAGTTGGCCACGGCCTCTTTCATGGATATGTTCACCATTGGATTGATCAAGGTTCTTCCATTGGTGGTTGTTTCCTACGGAGTAGGATTGGGCATTGAGTTCGCTTTTGCCATGTTTAAAGGACACTCGGTAGAAGAAGGATACTTGGTAACTGGTATGCTTATTCCGCTTATTGTGCCGATTGATATTCCATTGTGGATGCTGGCAGTTGCGGTTGCCTTTGCTGTAGTATTTGGCAAGGAGGTGTTTGGTGGAACAGGTATGAACATTCTGAATGTGGCTTTGACAGCACGTGCGTTCTTGTTCTTCGCCTATCCAACATTCATGTCTGGAGATAAGATCTGGATTCATGAAGGAATGACCAACGATGCTATTTCTGGAGCAACCATTTTGGGAGACCTTGCAGCCATGAAAGGTGGATTGGAAACGCTTCGGTTCTCGGCTCAGGATATGTTCCTAGGGTTTATTCCAGGTTCAGTAGGTGAAACTTCAACCTTGGCTGTACTGATTGGAGCAGCCATTCTTCTTTTTACCGGAATCGGAAGCTGGAGAATCATGCTTGCTGCTGTTCTTGGTGGAGCAACGATGGGAGCCATCTTCAATTTCTTCGGAGATATGGGAATAGGTGGTGGTTTGATGCAACTTCCTTTCTGGCAACACTTGATTGTTGGTGGTTTTGCATTCGGAGTTGTATTTATGGCAACAGACCCGGTAACGGCTGCTCAAACGAATAAAGGAAAATGGATCTACGGTTTCTTGATCGGCCTGTTGGCCATAATGATCCGTGTGTTCAATCCTGCATACCCAGAAGGAATCATGTTGGCGATACTCTTTATGAATGTGATGGCTCCACTTGTAGACCACTATGTGGTTCAGGGCAATATCAATAAGAGATTGAAACGACTTAACGTAAAAACTGCGTAA
- a CDS encoding T9SS type A sorting domain-containing protein, with the protein MRIRRSTTLLMALAIFNVTKAQYWEDTGFETGSSLDIFADDEHMLITGQNQEGGGANSVYLWDGTAVDTIPADTFSYQIFAPSLFNDIPYVYVPGNPLGGIYKHQNGEWERLVEGHFSGLSVFGDSLYLLMYELGAQINGEMYHTVAFYDGVSFSGIADTLTDGSVGFADPYNAIWYKNELYVGGNILLPNGMGEIVRWNPVDGWKDVGGGFFGGFSAVSGLTVYKDMLYIYGEFQENLGNPGNHIVAWDGDRYWRLGDGVTGQLNPFVGDAVVFEDELYVSGRFQFVNGMPASGFAKWNGQRWCVLPNGPIPFQLSVFKGDLYGTEVKNSEFSSPEPIQRLGKWIYEGEPVECNEVPPIGVEEVSELEDEILIYPNPNPTTSTTTLTWQGQSHGNYQLQLYDVHGRQVLQGGGAATNGTNTLTIDMSAFAKGIYFGQLVVENEIHHTFKVIKE; encoded by the coding sequence ATGAGGATTAGAAGAAGCACGACATTACTCATGGCTTTGGCAATTTTCAATGTTACCAAGGCGCAGTATTGGGAAGATACAGGATTCGAAACAGGTTCCTCGTTGGACATTTTTGCTGATGATGAGCATATGCTCATTACAGGTCAGAATCAGGAAGGGGGTGGGGCAAACAGTGTTTATTTATGGGATGGAACCGCTGTAGATACGATTCCAGCTGACACGTTTTCGTACCAGATATTTGCTCCATCCTTATTTAATGATATCCCTTATGTCTATGTGCCCGGAAATCCATTGGGAGGAATTTACAAGCACCAGAATGGAGAATGGGAAAGGCTTGTTGAAGGCCATTTCTCAGGGTTGTCGGTGTTCGGGGACTCGCTATACCTATTGATGTACGAATTGGGTGCACAGATCAATGGAGAAATGTATCATACTGTAGCATTCTATGATGGGGTTTCTTTTTCGGGCATTGCAGATACACTGACCGATGGTTCTGTAGGTTTTGCTGATCCATATAATGCAATATGGTATAAGAACGAACTATATGTTGGCGGTAATATTTTGTTGCCCAATGGGATGGGTGAAATAGTCCGATGGAATCCAGTTGATGGGTGGAAGGACGTAGGTGGAGGTTTTTTCGGTGGCTTCAGTGCGGTCAGCGGGCTGACGGTGTACAAGGACATGCTGTACATATACGGAGAGTTCCAAGAAAACCTTGGAAATCCTGGCAACCATATTGTTGCTTGGGATGGCGACCGTTATTGGCGGCTTGGTGATGGAGTCACAGGGCAGCTCAATCCATTTGTTGGTGATGCCGTGGTATTTGAAGATGAATTGTATGTTTCGGGAAGATTCCAATTTGTAAATGGTATGCCGGCAAGTGGATTTGCCAAATGGAACGGACAACGATGGTGTGTCTTACCGAACGGTCCCATTCCTTTTCAGCTTTCGGTTTTCAAAGGCGACCTATATGGAACCGAAGTAAAGAACTCGGAATTTTCAAGTCCGGAACCCATCCAGCGTTTGGGAAAATGGATATACGAAGGAGAACCGGTTGAATGTAATGAGGTGCCACCCATCGGAGTAGAGGAAGTAAGCGAGTTGGAAGATGAAATTCTGATCTACCCCAACCCCAACCCCACCACCTCAACCACCACCCTCACTTGGCAAGGCCAAAGCCATGGCAATTACCAGTTGCAGCTTTATGATGTGCATGGGCGGCAGGTTCTGCAAGGCGGTGGCGCGGCCACCAATGGCACCAACACGCTAACCATAGATATGAGCGCCTTTGCCAAGGGCATCTACTTCGGGCAGTTGGTGGTGGAGAATGAAATACACCATACTTTCAAAGTGATAAAGGAGTGA